One region of Passer domesticus isolate bPasDom1 chromosome 19, bPasDom1.hap1, whole genome shotgun sequence genomic DNA includes:
- the NCF1 gene encoding neutrophil cytosol factor 1, which translates to MGDAFIRHIELLGYEKRFFPSQHYVYMFLVKWNDLSEKVVYRRFTEIYEFHKALKEMFPIESGDINIENRIIPHLPAPKWFDGQRSTENRQGTLAEYCYTLVNLPHKISRCLHVVNFFKVRHDDMNPVTDSQIKKPEVFLLTKDSKKSLTDITGPIVLQTYRAIADYEKSSTSEMALKAGDMVDVVEKSENGWWFCQLKNKRGWVPAAYLEPLDGPDESEEQEPNYAGEAYVVQKSYTAVEEDELTLKEGDTIEVIHKLLDGWWVIRKDETTGYYPSMYLQKAGEVNTSVKSELRNRGAPPRRSTIRNAKSIHKQGRKQISQETYRRNSKKYIQSQRKIRGNSQNKANVIIEKNEPEDNKPKAQPAVPPRPSRELILNRCTESTWRKIL; encoded by the exons ATGGGGGACGCCTTCATCCGGCACATCGAACTGCTGGGCTACgagaaaaggtttttccccagccaGCACTAT GTCTACATGTTCCTGGTGAAGTGGAATGACCTCTCTGAAAAGGTCGTCTACCGCCGCTTTACTGAGATATACGAGTTCCAC aaagCGCTGAAGGAGATGTTCCCCATTGAATCCGGGGACATCAACATAGAGAACCGGATCATCCCGCACTTGCCAG ccccaAAGTGGTTTGATGGGCAGCGCTCAACTGAGAACAGGCAGGGCACACTGGCTGAGTACTGCTACACACTGGTGAACCTGCCCCACAAGATCTCCCGGTGCCTGCATGTGGTCAACTTCTTCAAAGTCCGTCATGATGACATGAACCCTGTCACAGACAGCCA GATCAAGAAGCCTGAGGTCTTCCTCCTGACAAAGGATTCCAAGAAAAGCCTGACTG ACATCACGGGCCCCATTGTCCTGCAAACGTACCGAGCCATCGCTGACTATGAGAAGAGCTCCACGTCTGAGATGGCTCTCAAGGCTGGGGACATGGTGGATGTCGTGGAGAAGAGTGAGAATG GCTGGTGGTTTTGTCAATTGAAGAATAAACGAGGCTGGGTACCTGCTGCCTATCTGGAGCCACTGGATGGTCCTGATGAGTCTGAAGAGCAGGAGCCTAACTATGCAG GTGAAGCGTACGTGGTCCAGAAAAGCTACACTGCTGTGGAAGAGGATGAGCTGACCCTCAAGGAGGGTGACACCATTGAAGTCATCCACAAGCTCCTTGATGGCTGGTGGGTCATCAG GAAGGATGAGACCACAGGTTATTACCCCTCCATGTACCTGCAGAAGGCTGGGGAGGTGAACACCTCTGTGAAGAGTGAGCTGAGGAACCGGGGTGCTCCTCCGCGGAG ATCCACCATCCGGAATGCGAAGAGCATCCACAAGCAGGGCCGGAAGCAAATCAGCCAGGAGACCTACAGGAGGAACAGCAAGAAGTACATCCAGAGCCAGCGGAAAATACGGGGGAATTCCCAGAACAAGGCCAATGTCATCA TTGAGAAAAATGAGCCGGAGGACAACAAGCCCAAGGCTCAGCCTGCTGTTCCTCCCCGTCCCAGCAGGGAGCTCATCCTGAACCGCTGCACGGAGAGCACATGGAGGAAGATCCTGTGA